The nucleotide sequence tcctgtaagggttcagtgcttaattctatgttccctgctttcatgagctatcttcttacaagtttacttatttttactgtataattttaattagtgaaatctgatttatgtttgtcatgggggaacttatttatttttaaccaagtaggtaggaacattttttgcatgtagttgcattcatatagataggttgcatttcatacatccaaccattcttcttcatctttatagttctcttaagcttagcatgaggacatgctagtgtttaagtgtggggaggttgataaaccactattttatggtttatcttgtgatcaattgagtggttttcatcaactctttacccacttattcatactatttgcatggttttacatttgccttcctaattatgtgctttgattgaaaacatgtttctttggacttatatttgctaatattaatcctctcttattaccattagatgccttgatatgtgtgttagtgattttagagattatagggcaggaatggctcagaggatggaaaggaagcatgcaaaagtggaaggaatacaataagttggagaaattgctaagctgtccagcctgacctcttcgcactcaaacggctataactttagctacagagatccaaatgacgcggttccagttgcgttggaaagaaaaTGTCCGGGGNNNNNNNNNNNNNNNNNNNNNNNNNNNNNNATGCAacccgcgcggccgcgtggacgatgcctccgcgtcacttgtccgcgacctgatcgtaccagaatacgcagagggcgatttctaggctatttttgacccagtttgcggcccagaaaatacagattagaggctataaagtgggagaatgcatccattcagaaagAGCTCgtatttttattactttccatgatttagatttagtttgagagaggttctctcctctctctcttaggattaggattaagatttaggacttctcttagtttttaagagtaactctcgatccaagtttagtatttactttaatttatgtttctatgctacttttactttaatgcttttattcgtatccataaatgttgccaacttgacttatgaaccctttccatgttatgatttgaattaatgattatttgaggtatttcagttattaattgctttctctttaatttgtgttaccgtTGCTTTtaatctaaggacatttttattccagcaattttactttttccccttttggtcttggttaagaaatcagtaactcaacatcatcaaactcaacataactgataatcgctatcttgctaattgaactgaacttcaataataccaactttttcttaggaattaactaggattcgaaggtcaaactaattattcccttgactttcctttgctttagtaaaggttaactaagtggaatttagattcaactttcattgttgttgagagagataattaagttggacttccaatttctttcaccttgccagaagtttgctttacagtatttatttattttaattgccatttattttacttgtcattcaatcacttgtttctcaccttctaaaccccgattacaacttttatagccaataataagaaaatacttccttgcagttccttgagaagactacccgagatttgaatactcggttaacaatttttaaaggggtttgttacttgtgacacccaaaacgtttgtatgaaaggactttcgaaggtttagaaactatacttgcaacgaggatttatccgcaaatttctagaccacgcaaaagttctctcatcaattctccacatgcagccatgggagtaccttgagttctcagatgtcgggaagctattaaatttactaccttagttacggcagtagtgagttccagtacgcccttttctatctttgcttgcccttgaaaaagaacacgaagtttgtcattcactggaggttggggtgggtgtgAGGTTTCATTGGTTGGAGGAGAaggttcaaaataagaatgtggtagttcttgggagtaattgcattgggattgtggtggataagggtcatatggtggtgaatggtgaaaaggaacttgtgagtgtggtggttcaaagttatgttgagaggatggtctataagcacagggtggggcttattggtagttacaaggttgtccaccatatctattagcttggtatgcattgtaaagtGGTCCTCGTCTGTGATACTgtagagggtgttgttgcctaaagggttgatcaagtccttgtggctccacccatctttgattgctctgaccttgatgcatgttcctactataacttccgttcccttcaacaatattagaaccaaactcaaagcgagatgggtgagaatttatagtagctaataaaaataaaaagggaaaaacaaaaacaaataaacaaataaaaaaaaatatttacaataaccaataataaggcacacgtttgtagttccccggcaacggcgccattttgaagagaaaaCTTTTTCGTGGTCTAGGAATTCgcagataaattctcgttgcaggtatagcttctaaaccaacgaaagtcctttcttacaaacgttttggttgtcacaagtaacaaaaccctaaataaattgataactgaagtatttaaacctcgggtcgtcttctcaaggaactgcagggaggtgttcttattattgattatgagttttgtaaattgggggttttcaaaggtagggaacaagtaatttaaatgacaaataaaataaataaataaacctcTAACTAagtcaatggtgatgagaattatattttgctctccactaagtcaacctctaactgtGAAGGTAAGTCGAGTgggtaaatcaatttaacacctaaattcctagtcaattcctaaggagagactagagttataggaattttagatcaatcagcaaagataacaattatcaatcacgatgagtttgacaactccagAGTTACCAATCGATCAATTTAAGCCAGGAATatgaaaagctaaataagaatcttagatctgaaatacctcaattgcattaataagagaaaatcaattcaaacataaagagttcataaaccaatctggcaacataagtaattaaaggaaagcattaaagtatctgaaagtaaaagagaaatataaagtaagagaaatattgaacctgataaggagttggaatactaaattgaaataataagaaatcctaatcctaaaacctaagagagaggagagaacctctctctctaaaaacgacatctaaactatgaaaagtgaataattcgagagctccctctgaatggatgcattcccccactttataacctctaatatgtgctttctggacttggatctgggctaaaaagggtttcagaaatcgctgggggcattttctgcagtttctggtgtgtggcatctgtcacgcgtccgcgagGGTCACACGgtcacgtcatctggagtttttcttgtcacgcgttcgcttcagtcacgcgtacgcgtcatctgtgttctgctcatggcgtgcgtccacgtcagtcacgcgttcgcgtcgctgccttttcgcgctgggcacgcggccgcatcatccatgcgttcgcgtcggtgCCAGTTTCTTcgaaaactccattttgtgcttttcttccatttttgtatgtttcctttccattctttaagtcattcctgccttagaagatctgaaacttttcaacacacaaattacggcatcaaatggtaataaaggataattaaaataaataatttcaaagcataggaaacatgtatttcgcatatatcacataataaggaaggggaagtaaaaccatgcaatttacatgaataagtaggtgaagggttgaataaatcacttaaattaaacacaatatatatcataaaatatgggtttatcagcgactcaagtggtctaccactaagttttgcgaaccactcctatctttgatttctaggTTAAATTCTTGCAGTAGCAACATCCATCggatcaaccttggtttggattcctttttggcCAACAAATATTTCAATGCCGCATGATccgagtatactaccaccttagagACAAGTAAATAAGCCCGAAATTTATCTAAGGCAAAGACAAtagcaagcaattccttttcggtggtagtataattggactgcaCTCTATCTAAAGTTTTAGAGGCATGGGCAATGACATAAAGATTTTTACCCTCGCGCTGAGCTAGCGTCGCTCCCACCGCGTAGTTTGAGGCCTCACACATGATTTCGAATAGTCTAGTTCGGTCCGGCCCTCTCactatgggagcttgggtcaaagCAATCTTGAGCTTGTCAAAGGTCTCCATGCACTCTTCACTCAAATCAAATTCCACATCCTTTTGCAATAATCGAGAGAGAGGTAGTGCCactttactaaagtccttaatgaatcgcCGGTAAAGACCTGCATGTCCAAGAAACGCacgaacttccctcacagaagaggggtaaggcaaacttgAAATAACATTGACCTTTGCTGGATCAACAGAGATCCCATCATTAGAGACAATATGCCGTAAAACAATACCTTgtctaaccataaaatggcatttctcaaaatttaatacaaggtttgattTAGTAAACCTCTCTAATACTTTTGCAATATTGTCTAGACAAAGAGCAAAGGAATCCCCATAGACACTAAAATCTTCCATGAACACCTCCATGTAATGCTCCAAAAGATCCGCAAATATACTTATCATACACTTTTGGAATGTTGccagtgcattgcacaagccaaacgGCATTCTTTTATACGCATACGTTCTGAAAGGGCATGTGAAGgtggttttttcttggtctttTGGAGCAATGTGTATTTTAAAATAACCAGAATAGCCATCTAAGAAACAGTAATGAGATTTACCGcataggcgatcaagcatttaatCGATGAACAGCAAtaggaagtgatccttcctagtgGCTGAGTTCAAATGCTGATAGTCAATACACACCCTCCATGAGTTTTGGACCCTTGTGGCTATAAGCTCCCCCTTATCATTCTTGATTGTAGTAACACCAGATTTCTTTGGAACTACTTGGAcggggctcacccattcactattCGAAATCGGACAAATAATGTCCGCTTCTAATAACTGGGTGACCTCCTTCTTCACAACCTCTAGAATGGTAGGATTTAGACGCCTTTGAGGTTGTCGAACGGGTTTAGCTCCTTCGTATAGGAAAATTTGGTGTTCACATACTTGGGGGTTAATGCCAACTaagtccgccaagctccacccaatggcCTTCTTGTTCCTCCTCAAGACAttaagcaacttctcctcttggtGGGAGAAGAGCTCCTTTGCAATAATTACCGGGAGCTTTTGGTAATCTTCAAGGAAGGCATATTTTAGGTGGGATGGGAGTGGTTTCAAATCTACATTTTGTTCATGACTCGGCACTTTGTCATCCGCTGACATTGGAGGTGATAAGGCATCTTCTTCACTTTTATGGGAACTCCCCACACTTAGGTCTTGAATCATACTCTTTCCATCAAAATCATCATGGTGGACTTTGGCCACAACATTATCAATCAAATCTTATCggaagatagaatgatcctccggtgGATGTCTGATGGCTTCATCAAGATTAAAGCTCACTTCTATTCCATCGATCTCGAACGAATAGCTACCCGAAAATGCATCCAATTTGAACCGAGAGGTCTTCAAGAACGGCCTTCCAAGCAAGATAGATGAGGTCCTCCCCGAATCACTAGGGGACATCTTTAGAATATGGAAATCAATCGGGAAGACCAACCCCTTTATACTCACTAGAACATCCTCCGCAATACCAACTACGGAGATTATGCTTTTGTCTACCAAAACGAACCGGGCGGCCGACTGTTTCAACGATGGAAGCTTCAAAACCTCATAGACAGATAaaggcataatactcacacaagCGCCAAGATCGCACATACAATCAACTAATTGGGCCCCATCTATGGTGCATGTAACTAGGCAAGGGCCGGGGTCACCACACTTCTCCGGTATATCATCCATTAAAGCGGAGATTGAGCTTCCcaatggaatagtttctaaattatTAAGCTTCTCCTTGTTCATGCATAGGTCCTTTAGAAACttggcatatttaggtacttggcAGATAGCATCAAAGAAAGGAATGGTTACCTTAACTTTCTTGAACATCTCCACCATTTTGGGATCCAACTCAAGTCGCTTCTTAGTCTTCCTTGCCAATGTGGGAAATGGGATTGgagtagcttcttgaagacatcccCATCCTTAGGTATTCCACCCATTGGTTGAGCAATCACTTCTTCAACTACCTCTTAGGATTCATCCTCCTCTTCAACTTCTTCTATCTCAACCACATCCTTATCTTGAGTGACCTTTATTGGACTTAGCTCTTTATGACTCCTCTCTTACAATTTGGTGccggacctcaaggtgatggcattgatgccacccttggggttgggtaaaggttgagagggtAAGGCACttgagcttgagggttgagtggTAGAGGTAGGGGTTGGTTCCATATGGGAAAGAAGGGCTTGGACGGCAGAGGTAAGACTGATAAGGCTTGAGGCAAGTATGGTTTGAAGCTCCTTTTGTCCTTGGAGGATGGAGCGGAGTGTCTCATCTTGGttggaagaaggagaaggaaaagTGATTTAGGGGGCTTGTGGTTGGTTGGGTGGAGGTGTTTGCTTTTGATGAGGTGCTTGGTAGGTTTGGTAGGCTCTtccttggttttggttttggtatggaggATTTTGTTGGTATCGGTTttgttggttgttgttgttgttccatctttggttcccACTATTGTCCCTTCTTCCTTGATAATaattgtctctccatccttggttggagttatcttgccaCCCTTGATTGAAATTACCTCCTTGATTATAGTTTCCTCCATGTTGGTGATAACCTTGGAGGtttgggcattcatcagtgtaatggctgtaacAAAAGCAAATTTTACACactctttgggggaccaattgttgacTATGT is from Arachis ipaensis cultivar K30076 chromosome B01, Araip1.1, whole genome shotgun sequence and encodes:
- the LOC107610132 gene encoding uncharacterized protein LOC107610132 is translated as MAAPRRVTLKEAGAPDFILQPLQVRHPELNANFELKTTLIHLLPMFYGLSAQDPVRHLRDFQGVCSTTRQEGSNEVAIWLFAFPFSLVGIAKEWFYTLPDEIVSDWNLLRRKFLDKFFPPEVTDRLRKEISCIVQGEMETLYEYWEWFRRLLDSCPHHMINTLVLISYICQGTKPQDKILLDASSNGSMTKYRIAEEAWQLITNLAESTRHARQRNHHPRAINEVSTTGETDALTKTLGEMTYILKQLQLNQQQLHLPKHNIVNNWSPKECVKFAFVTAITLMNAQTSKVITNMEETIIKEVISIKGGKITPTKDGETIIIKEEGTIVGTKDGTTTTTNKTDTNKILHTKTKTKEEPTKPTKHLIKRWGCLQEATPIPFPTLARKTKKRLELDPKMVEMFKKVKVTIPFFDAICQVPKYAKFLKDLCMNKEKLNNLETIPLGSSISALMDDIPEKCGDPGPCLVTCTIDGAQLVDCMCDLGACVSIMPLSVYEVLKLPSLKQSAARFVLVDKSIISVVGIAEDVLVSIKGLVFPIDFHILKMSPSDSGRTSSILLGRPFLKTSRFKLDAFSGSYSFEIDGIEVSFNLDEAIRHPPEDHSIFR